From a single Acidimicrobiales bacterium genomic region:
- the pgi gene encoding glucose-6-phosphate isomerase: MADVTGSTTETAAWAALASHRDGGIPSLRNLFADNPDRATRLGVEVGDLWIDPSRQQVTDETLALLAALAEDRSVATMLARMLDGQPVNATEGLPALHTALRAPRHEVIQVDGVDVVPGVHATLDRMSDLATSIRDGSMRGATGHPITAVVSLGIGGSHLGPALAADALAHLVHPDLTVRFSSNLDGADLAAALAGLKPAHTLVVVCSKSFTTVETLTAAESARAWLADGLGNDLAAGHLVAVTAYPARAAALGVAAEMTFALPEWVGGRFSLPSAVGLAVMVAIGSSAFAELLAGMRLVDEHVANSKTLRNGPVLLGLIDVWNRSFLGRTSMAVVPYAHRLRLLPPYLQQLSMESLGKRVTDDGHALDAPSGPVVWGAPGTDGQHAFFQWLHQGTDVVPCDLIGVARPVEDPRGAHQDLLLANLAAQAEALAFGRTSHEAASAGVPPALVPHRTFPGDRPSTTILVPELTPSAVGQLLATYEHRTIAAGAVWGIDPFDQWGVELGKELAARIAGDLAGDGAHDSSTAELLRRYRALRGS; the protein is encoded by the coding sequence ATGGCCGACGTGACCGGCTCGACGACCGAAACCGCCGCCTGGGCGGCCCTGGCCAGCCACCGCGACGGTGGCATCCCGTCGCTCAGGAACCTGTTCGCCGACAATCCCGACCGGGCCACCCGGCTGGGAGTCGAGGTGGGAGACCTCTGGATCGACCCGTCCCGCCAGCAGGTGACCGACGAGACCCTCGCCCTGCTGGCGGCGCTGGCCGAGGACCGGTCGGTGGCCACCATGCTGGCGCGCATGCTGGACGGCCAACCGGTCAACGCAACCGAGGGGCTCCCGGCGCTCCACACCGCCTTGCGTGCACCCCGCCACGAGGTGATCCAGGTGGATGGCGTCGACGTGGTACCCGGGGTGCACGCCACCCTGGACCGGATGTCCGACCTGGCGACCTCGATCCGGGACGGCAGCATGCGGGGAGCCACGGGACACCCGATAACCGCGGTGGTCAGCCTGGGCATAGGTGGCAGCCACCTGGGACCGGCGCTGGCAGCCGACGCCCTGGCCCACCTGGTGCATCCCGACCTCACGGTGCGCTTCTCCTCGAACCTGGACGGTGCCGACCTGGCCGCCGCACTCGCCGGGTTGAAGCCGGCCCACACGCTGGTGGTGGTGTGCTCCAAGTCGTTCACCACGGTCGAGACCCTCACGGCGGCCGAGAGCGCCCGCGCCTGGCTGGCCGACGGGCTCGGCAACGACCTGGCGGCAGGCCACCTGGTGGCCGTCACCGCGTACCCGGCCCGGGCTGCGGCCCTCGGCGTGGCCGCGGAGATGACCTTCGCCCTGCCCGAGTGGGTGGGCGGCCGGTTCTCGCTTCCGTCGGCGGTCGGGCTGGCGGTCATGGTGGCCATCGGGTCGTCGGCGTTCGCCGAGCTCCTGGCAGGCATGCGGCTCGTCGACGAACACGTAGCCAACTCCAAGACGCTGAGGAACGGACCGGTGCTGCTCGGGCTCATCGACGTCTGGAACCGGTCGTTCCTGGGACGCACGTCGATGGCCGTGGTGCCCTACGCCCACCGGCTCCGACTGCTGCCCCCCTACCTGCAGCAGCTCTCGATGGAGAGCCTCGGCAAGAGGGTCACCGACGACGGCCACGCTCTGGACGCTCCCAGCGGACCGGTGGTCTGGGGGGCACCCGGCACCGACGGACAGCACGCCTTCTTCCAGTGGCTGCACCAGGGCACCGACGTGGTGCCGTGCGACCTGATCGGCGTGGCCCGACCCGTCGAGGACCCGCGTGGCGCCCACCAGGACCTGTTGCTGGCCAACCTGGCCGCCCAGGCCGAGGCCCTGGCATTCGGAAGGACGAGCCATGAGGCGGCGTCCGCCGGCGTTCCACCGGCCCTGGTCCCGCATCGCACCTTTCCCGGTGACCGGCCATCGACGACCATCCTGGTACCCGAGCTCACCCCGTCGGCGGTGGGCCAGTTGCTGGCCACCTACGAGCACCGGACGATCGCCGCGGGTGCCGTCTGGGGCATAGACCCGTTCGACCAGTGGGGGGTGGAGTTGGGCAAGGAACTGGCCGCCCGCATCGCCGGTGACCTGGCAGGTGACGGGGCCCATGACAGCTCGACGGCCGAACTGCTCCGTCGCTACCGCGCCCTACGCGGGTCCTGA
- a CDS encoding geranylgeranyl reductase family protein, which produces MTDTSPGERVHDLLVIGGGPAGAATAYWAATHGLDTVVVERKTFPRDKTCGDGLPPRAVHELEEMGLGPALEGYHRFEGLRAIAHGRTMEMAWPDHPVYPSYGYVVRRCDLDGFVADHAVGAGATLLQGTEAVRPVDPPAGSAAGAIGGAVVLDKASGTEHDLRARHVVVADGANSRFGRAMGTVRDRTYPMGMAIRGYFESPLHDDPWIESSLDVRDRNGNAMPGYGWIFPVGNGTVNVGIGLLSTFRDYRSVNTSHLFEEFAHTLPEHWQIDPTRPTAPPTGGRLPMAGSVGPKAGPNWLVVGDAAGAVNPFNGEGIDYAYETGRLAAGLIAEAAARCDDAVLARYPDLLNEEYGLYFKVARLFAKVIGNPTLIRELTRVGMRSQPLMEWALRVMANLMRDEDRGAAEAAYSAISGMVRLVPDRLVAS; this is translated from the coding sequence ATGACCGACACGTCCCCAGGAGAGAGGGTCCACGACCTCCTGGTCATCGGCGGAGGCCCGGCCGGGGCGGCCACCGCCTACTGGGCCGCCACCCACGGCCTCGACACCGTCGTCGTCGAACGCAAGACCTTCCCGCGCGACAAGACCTGTGGTGACGGCCTGCCGCCGCGGGCTGTCCACGAGCTGGAGGAGATGGGGCTCGGCCCCGCCCTGGAGGGGTACCACCGCTTCGAGGGGCTGCGGGCCATCGCCCACGGCCGCACCATGGAGATGGCCTGGCCCGACCACCCCGTCTATCCCTCGTACGGGTACGTGGTGCGGCGCTGCGACCTCGACGGCTTCGTGGCCGACCACGCCGTGGGCGCAGGCGCCACCCTGCTGCAGGGCACCGAGGCGGTCCGGCCTGTGGACCCCCCAGCTGGTTCGGCGGCCGGCGCCATCGGCGGGGCCGTCGTGCTCGACAAGGCCAGCGGGACCGAACACGACCTGCGGGCCCGCCACGTCGTGGTGGCCGACGGAGCCAACTCCCGCTTCGGTCGTGCGATGGGCACGGTGCGGGACCGCACCTACCCGATGGGCATGGCCATCCGCGGCTACTTCGAGAGCCCCCTCCACGACGACCCCTGGATCGAGTCGTCGCTGGACGTCCGCGACCGGAACGGCAACGCCATGCCCGGGTACGGCTGGATCTTCCCGGTCGGCAACGGGACCGTCAACGTGGGCATCGGGCTGCTTTCGACCTTTCGTGACTACAGGTCGGTCAACACCAGCCACCTATTCGAGGAGTTCGCCCACACGCTGCCCGAGCACTGGCAGATAGATCCGACCCGACCAACCGCCCCGCCGACCGGTGGCCGCCTGCCCATGGCAGGTTCCGTCGGGCCCAAGGCCGGACCCAACTGGCTGGTGGTGGGCGATGCCGCCGGCGCCGTGAACCCGTTCAACGGCGAGGGCATCGACTACGCCTACGAGACCGGTCGCCTGGCCGCCGGCCTCATCGCAGAGGCAGCCGCACGCTGCGACGACGCCGTGCTGGCCCGCTACCCCGACCTGCTGAACGAGGAGTACGGCCTCTACTTCAAGGTGGCCCGCCTGTTCGCGAAGGTGATCGGCAACCCGACCTTGATCCGGGAGTTGACCCGGGTCGGCATGCGGTCCCAACCCCTCATGGAGTGGGCGCTCCGGGTGATGGCCAACCTCATGAGGGACGAGGACCGGGGCGCCGCCGAGGCGGCCTACTCGGCGATCTCCGGCATGGTCCGCCTGGTCCCCGACCGCCTTGTCGCCTCCTGA
- a CDS encoding c-type cytochrome, with the protein MTEIPEHLLKRAKAAKAKAAGEAADTGTDDTTATAPATPAIPEATVPANPAPVVEAPPTPIAAYVAAAQSRGKIPWWAAGTLLLLPIWAISYVGTLERPPQEATGVLAAGSHAYEVRCASCHGTTGGGGSGYALADGEVLATFPTAAAHIMWVATGSDGVGLGNSYGAPGRGRIVEGGMPAWGDVLTAEELIGVVLHERVRLSGSAEDAELAEAIDDAVHGGELDLHGHLDPATVTVDEIQVLLDSVATDGGH; encoded by the coding sequence TTGACCGAGATCCCCGAACACCTCCTGAAGCGGGCCAAGGCTGCCAAGGCCAAGGCGGCCGGCGAAGCGGCGGACACCGGTACCGACGATACGACCGCCACCGCTCCGGCCACCCCGGCCATCCCGGAGGCGACCGTTCCCGCCAACCCGGCGCCGGTGGTCGAGGCGCCACCTACCCCCATCGCCGCCTACGTGGCAGCGGCGCAGTCCCGTGGGAAGATCCCGTGGTGGGCGGCCGGCACCCTCCTGCTGCTCCCGATCTGGGCCATCTCGTACGTGGGCACCCTCGAGCGGCCACCACAGGAGGCCACCGGTGTCCTCGCCGCTGGAAGCCACGCCTACGAGGTCCGTTGCGCCAGTTGCCACGGCACCACCGGTGGGGGCGGCAGTGGTTATGCCCTAGCCGACGGCGAGGTGCTGGCCACCTTCCCGACCGCGGCGGCCCACATCATGTGGGTGGCCACCGGATCCGACGGCGTCGGCCTCGGCAACTCCTACGGCGCTCCTGGCCGGGGCCGCATCGTCGAGGGCGGCATGCCTGCCTGGGGCGACGTCCTCACCGCCGAGGAGTTGATCGGCGTGGTCCTCCACGAGCGTGTCCGACTAAGTGGCTCGGCCGAGGACGCCGAGTTGGCCGAAGCCATCGACGACGCCGTCCACGGTGGCGAGCTCGACCTGCATGGCCACCTAGATCCGGCGACGGTCACCGTCGACGAGATCCAGGTCCTGCTGGACTCCGTCGCCACCGACGGCGGGCACTGA
- a CDS encoding 4Fe-4S binding protein has protein sequence MSITDANPEHPTFVDDYVLREVDADWMAANNRVKQFIHIDQAECIMCEGCVDICPWKCIHMVSPAAVAESIGTEQPGTDPSDHVIFTIDDDVCTRCALCVDRCPTGVIILGKCSDPPADGDAHQRTNTHGYGYGMRLG, from the coding sequence GTGAGCATCACCGACGCCAACCCGGAACATCCGACGTTCGTCGACGACTACGTGCTCCGCGAGGTCGACGCCGACTGGATGGCGGCCAACAACCGGGTCAAGCAGTTCATCCACATCGACCAGGCCGAGTGCATCATGTGCGAGGGCTGCGTCGACATATGCCCGTGGAAGTGCATCCACATGGTCTCCCCGGCTGCCGTGGCCGAGTCGATCGGTACCGAGCAGCCCGGCACCGACCCCAGCGACCACGTCATCTTCACCATCGACGACGACGTCTGCACCCGGTGCGCCCTGTGCGTCGACCGGTGTCCCACGGGCGTGATAATCCTCGGGAAGTGCAGCGATCCGCCGGCTGACGGCGACGCACACCAGCGGACCAACACCCACGGCTACGGCTACGGGATGCGGTTGGGCTAG
- a CDS encoding cytochrome b N-terminal domain-containing protein: protein MADDKKSGGLSQMSEQVQASQAWSSIFRPGSIFRKGYSDSPRNRSYVIMNSVLYHLHPVKVKRHAVKVSYTLCLGGLSFFLFIHLTVTGIFLMFFYRPTAAQAWNDIQTLQTAVGFGLLVRNMHRWAAHLMVLSVFLHMARVFYHGAYKPPREFNWVIGVMLLQFTLLLSFTGYLLPWDQLALWAVTVGTNMMGFTPVFGEQVRFVLLGGVEIGTDTLLRWYTLHVLMLPFVLVIFLAIHFWRVRKDGGISGPL from the coding sequence GTGGCTGACGACAAGAAGTCGGGTGGTCTGAGCCAGATGTCGGAACAGGTCCAGGCCTCCCAGGCCTGGAGCTCGATATTCCGGCCGGGTTCGATCTTCAGGAAGGGCTACAGCGACAGCCCCCGGAACCGGTCGTACGTGATCATGAACAGCGTGCTGTACCACCTCCATCCGGTGAAGGTGAAGCGCCACGCGGTGAAGGTCAGCTACACCCTCTGCCTGGGTGGTCTGAGCTTCTTCCTGTTCATACACCTCACGGTCACCGGCATCTTCCTGATGTTCTTCTACCGGCCGACCGCCGCGCAGGCCTGGAATGACATCCAGACCCTGCAGACCGCCGTCGGATTCGGCCTGCTGGTCAGGAACATGCACAGGTGGGCGGCCCACCTCATGGTGCTGTCCGTCTTCCTGCACATGGCACGGGTCTTCTACCACGGGGCCTACAAGCCGCCCCGTGAGTTCAACTGGGTAATCGGCGTGATGCTGCTGCAGTTCACCCTGCTGTTGTCGTTCACCGGCTACCTCCTCCCCTGGGACCAGCTGGCCCTCTGGGCGGTGACGGTGGGAACGAACATGATGGGCTTCACACCGGTGTTTGGTGAACAGGTCCGGTTCGTCCTGCTCGGAGGCGTCGAGATCGGCACCGACACCCTGCTCCGCTGGTACACCCTCCACGTCCTGATGCTCCCATTCGTGCTTGTCATCTTCCTGGCTATCCACTTCTGGCGGGTCCGCAAGGACGGTGGCATCTCCGGGCCGTTGTAG